Proteins from one Pithys albifrons albifrons isolate INPA30051 chromosome 2, PitAlb_v1, whole genome shotgun sequence genomic window:
- the LOC139668396 gene encoding sulfotransferase 6B1-like isoform X1: protein MTRNSEGIFQIGDNFFSESEKTDQEDLLFSYREPVSVCERRRMEKSRKKFTDLVDKAIADANSMHPDELLFTYKGIFYPATVCSPETFIALESFEGRSDDIILAGYPKSGTNWVSQILNDLIAISKKKTPGAESSVNDEELEEFPYLEVGDPEKYERMTRLPSPRFMVTHLCPENLPKSIFKSKAKILLLIRNPKDVATSFYHFCNGLPALPSYETWDDFFIAFMTKKMVWGCYLEYLSKWNKYADEENVMPITYEELKEDPVLGVKNIAAFFGISLTEEQLQLVVERSSFQSMKKNSQKTHGTAGNVFFRKGGVNDWKNHFNEDQNEKMDKAFEEHVGGTKLGRKLKYEVYCKA, encoded by the exons ATGACCAGGAATAGTGAAGGAATCTTTCAAATAGGcgacaattttttttcagagagtgAAAAGACTGACCAAGAAGACTTGCTTTTTTCCTACAGAG AGCCTGTGAGCGTGTGTGAGAGAAGAAGGATGGAGAAATCCAGGAAAAAATTTACTGATCTTGTAGATAAGGCAATAGCGGATGCTAATTCAATGCATCCTGATGAACTGCTTTTTACTTACAAGGGAATTTTCTACCCTGCCACTGTTTGCAGTCCTGAAACATTCATAGCCTTGGAGTCCTTTGAAGGCAGAAGTGATGATATCATTTTGGCAGGATACCCTAAATCTG GTACCAACTGGGTAAGTCAAATTTTAAATGACTTGATAGCCatatcaaaaaagaaaacaccgGGTGCAGAAAGCAGTGTGAATGATGAAGAACTAGAAGAATTTCCCTACCTTGAAGTTGGAGATCCTGAGAAATATGAG CGAATGACCAGATTACCTTCTCCAAGATTCATGGTTACTCATCTCTGTCCAGAAAATCTTCCCAAGTCTATCTTCAAAAGTAAAGCCAAG ATATTGTTACTGATTCGTAACCCCAAAGATGTGGCTACATCGTTTTACCATTTTTGCAATGGCCTGCCTGCTCTTCCGTCCTATGAAACCTGGGATGATTTCTTCATAGCATTCATGACAAAGAAAA TGGTCTGGGGTTGCTACCTTGAATACCTTTCCAAATGGAACAAATatgctgatgaagaaaatgttaTGCCAATAACTTATGAAGAGCTGAAAGAG GATCCTGTCCTGGGTGTGAAAAACATAGCTGCTTTCTTTGGGATTTCACTGACTGAGGAACAGCTTCAGCTTGTGGTAGAAAGGAGTAGCTTCCAGTCAATGAAGAAGAACTCCCAAAAGActcatggcacagctggcaATGTTTTCTTTCGCAAAG GTGGTGTAAATGACTGGAAGAATCATTTCAATGAAGATCAGAATGAGAAAATGGACAAAGCATTTGAAGAACATGTAGGAGGAACTAAACTTGGAAGAAAGCTGAAGTATGAAGTGTACTGTAAAGCTTGA
- the LOC139668396 gene encoding sulfotransferase 6B1-like isoform X2, whose translation MTRNSEGIFQIGDNFFSESEKTDQEDLLFSYRGTNWVSQILNDLIAISKKKTPGAESSVNDEELEEFPYLEVGDPEKYERMTRLPSPRFMVTHLCPENLPKSIFKSKAKILLLIRNPKDVATSFYHFCNGLPALPSYETWDDFFIAFMTKKMVWGCYLEYLSKWNKYADEENVMPITYEELKEDPVLGVKNIAAFFGISLTEEQLQLVVERSSFQSMKKNSQKTHGTAGNVFFRKGGVNDWKNHFNEDQNEKMDKAFEEHVGGTKLGRKLKYEVYCKA comes from the exons ATGACCAGGAATAGTGAAGGAATCTTTCAAATAGGcgacaattttttttcagagagtgAAAAGACTGACCAAGAAGACTTGCTTTTTTCCTACAGAG GTACCAACTGGGTAAGTCAAATTTTAAATGACTTGATAGCCatatcaaaaaagaaaacaccgGGTGCAGAAAGCAGTGTGAATGATGAAGAACTAGAAGAATTTCCCTACCTTGAAGTTGGAGATCCTGAGAAATATGAG CGAATGACCAGATTACCTTCTCCAAGATTCATGGTTACTCATCTCTGTCCAGAAAATCTTCCCAAGTCTATCTTCAAAAGTAAAGCCAAG ATATTGTTACTGATTCGTAACCCCAAAGATGTGGCTACATCGTTTTACCATTTTTGCAATGGCCTGCCTGCTCTTCCGTCCTATGAAACCTGGGATGATTTCTTCATAGCATTCATGACAAAGAAAA TGGTCTGGGGTTGCTACCTTGAATACCTTTCCAAATGGAACAAATatgctgatgaagaaaatgttaTGCCAATAACTTATGAAGAGCTGAAAGAG GATCCTGTCCTGGGTGTGAAAAACATAGCTGCTTTCTTTGGGATTTCACTGACTGAGGAACAGCTTCAGCTTGTGGTAGAAAGGAGTAGCTTCCAGTCAATGAAGAAGAACTCCCAAAAGActcatggcacagctggcaATGTTTTCTTTCGCAAAG GTGGTGTAAATGACTGGAAGAATCATTTCAATGAAGATCAGAATGAGAAAATGGACAAAGCATTTGAAGAACATGTAGGAGGAACTAAACTTGGAAGAAAGCTGAAGTATGAAGTGTACTGTAAAGCTTGA
- the LOC139669048 gene encoding sulfotransferase 6B1-like isoform X2: MTRNSEGIFQIGDNFFSEGEKTDQEDLLYSYRVLKHSKPWSPLKPEVMISFWQDTLNLRMTRLPSPRFIVTHLRPENLPKSIFKSKAKILLLIRNPKDIAASFYHFSNRLAIFPSYETWDDFFVAFMTKKMTWGCYLEYLSKWNKYADEKNVMPITYEELKEDPVLGVKNIAAFFGISLTEEQLQLVVERSSFQSMKKNSQKTHGAFGNAFFRKGGVSDWKNLFSEDQNEKMDKAFEEHVGGTKLGRKLKYEVYCKA; this comes from the exons ATGACCAGGAATAGTGAAGGAATCTTTCAAATAGgggacaattttttttcagagggtGAAAAGACTGACCAAGAAGACTTGCTTTATTCCTACAGAG TCCTGAAACATTCAAAGCCTTGGAGTCCTTTGAAGCCAGAAGTGATGATATCATTTTGGCAGGATACCCTAAATCTG CGAATGACCAGATTACCTTCTCCAAGATTCATAGTTACTCATCTCCGTCCAGAAAATCTTCCCAAGTCTATCTTCAAAAGTAAAGCCAAG aTATTGTTACTGATTCGTAATCCCAAAGATATAGCTGCATCTTTTTACCATTTTTCCAATCGCCTGGCTATTTTTCCCTCCTATGAGACCTGGGATGACTTCTTCGTAGCATTCATGACAAAGAAAA tgaCTTGGGGATGCTACCTTGAATACCTTTCCAAATGGAACAAATATGCGGACGAAAAAAATGTTATGCCCATAACTTATGAAGAGTTGAAAGAG GATCCTGTTCTGGGTGTGAAAAACATAGCTGCTTTCTTTGGGATTTCACTGACTGAGGAACAGCTTCAGCTTGTGGTAGAGAGGAGCAGCTTCCAGTCAATGAAGAAGAACTCTCAGAAGACCCATGGAGCATTTGGCAATGCTTTCTTTCGCAAAG GTGGTGTAAGTGACTGGAAGAATCTCTTCAGTGAAGATCAGAATGAGAAAATGGACAAAGCATTTGAAGAACATGTAGGAGGAACTAAACTTGGAAGAAAGCTGAAGTATGAAGTGTACTGTAAAGCTTGA
- the LOC139669048 gene encoding sulfotransferase 6B1-like isoform X1, protein MDKSRKKFVDVIDKATVDGSSLHCDERLFTYKGILYPVTLCSPETFKALESFEARSDDIILAGYPKSGTNWVSQILNDLIAISEKKTPGTESGVNNEELEEFPYLEVGDPEKYERMTRLPSPRFIVTHLRPENLPKSIFKSKAKILLLIRNPKDIAASFYHFSNRLAIFPSYETWDDFFVAFMTKKMTWGCYLEYLSKWNKYADEKNVMPITYEELKEDPVLGVKNIAAFFGISLTEEQLQLVVERSSFQSMKKNSQKTHGAFGNAFFRKGGVSDWKNLFSEDQNEKMDKAFEEHVGGTKLGRKLKYEVYCKA, encoded by the exons ATGGATAAATCAAGGAAAAAATTTGTTGATGTCATAGATAAAGCAACAGTAGATGGTAGTTCATTGCATTGTGATGAACGGCTTTTTACTTACAAGGGAATTCTCTACCCTGTCACTCTTTGCAGTCCTGAAACATTCAAAGCCTTGGAGTCCTTTGAAGCCAGAAGTGATGATATCATTTTGGCAGGATACCCTAAATCTG GCACTAATTGGGTAAGTCAAATTTTAAATGACCTGATAGCCatatctgaaaagaaaacaccGGGTACAGAAAGCGGTGTGAATAATGAAGAACTAGAAGAATTCCCCTACCTTGAAGTTGGAGATCCTGAGAAATATGAG CGAATGACCAGATTACCTTCTCCAAGATTCATAGTTACTCATCTCCGTCCAGAAAATCTTCCCAAGTCTATCTTCAAAAGTAAAGCCAAG aTATTGTTACTGATTCGTAATCCCAAAGATATAGCTGCATCTTTTTACCATTTTTCCAATCGCCTGGCTATTTTTCCCTCCTATGAGACCTGGGATGACTTCTTCGTAGCATTCATGACAAAGAAAA tgaCTTGGGGATGCTACCTTGAATACCTTTCCAAATGGAACAAATATGCGGACGAAAAAAATGTTATGCCCATAACTTATGAAGAGTTGAAAGAG GATCCTGTTCTGGGTGTGAAAAACATAGCTGCTTTCTTTGGGATTTCACTGACTGAGGAACAGCTTCAGCTTGTGGTAGAGAGGAGCAGCTTCCAGTCAATGAAGAAGAACTCTCAGAAGACCCATGGAGCATTTGGCAATGCTTTCTTTCGCAAAG GTGGTGTAAGTGACTGGAAGAATCTCTTCAGTGAAGATCAGAATGAGAAAATGGACAAAGCATTTGAAGAACATGTAGGAGGAACTAAACTTGGAAGAAAGCTGAAGTATGAAGTGTACTGTAAAGCTTGA